In Ralstonia pseudosolanacearum, the DNA window GGACACTTCCTACCGCGTCCTACAAGACTTGTAGGACAACTCCGACGATAGAACACACAATTTGTAGGAGTCGCTCCGACAGGTCGGCGGCCACTTTGTAGGATTGCGCCTACCACTTCGTCCACCATAAAGAGACGCGTATCTCCAATAGATACGGAATTCAGTCGCGCAGCAAGGCGTATCGCTGAAAGAGGCGAATCATAAGCCACTAAATTGGGCTTGTTGCGTGTCAACGTGCAATACACATCTCATTTTTTCTCATCAATTGCCTAGCGCGCGTTAGCAAGAAAGCACATTGGCGGCGGCCGGTTTACTAGATAAAAAACCACACGCGACTTTTTTTTCACTGCACCCCTAAAGTTAGCCGCCCCGCTGCCGATAAAAGGCGTACCGAACAGCGAGATAGCCATGCAACTGACTTCCTCCTCCGCATCGACGACCGCATCCACCGGCGCCACTGGTGGAAGCGGCTCGGCAACCGAAATCGAACGGCTGCAGCGCCAGCTCAAGAACCTGCAGAAATCGCTCGCCGACCTGTCCACCCAGGGATTGCCGTCGACACAACTCAAGGAACAGCAGCAGCTGCTGAGCCAACAGATCCAGATCGTGCAGGCCCAGATTGCCCGCCTGCAGTCCCAGAAGGGGCTCGAGCAGGCCGAGAAGCGAATCGAGAACAAGCAGTCGAGCGCCACCGGCGGCAACTCGGCAACCACCAAGGCGCAGGTCACCGACAAGGTGACCGGCTCGTCCGGCACGGCCGACGTGCGGCACCAGGCACGCCAGCAGTCGAGCCATCCGGCCAGCACGAGCAGCACGAGCAGCACGAGCAGCACGAGCAGCACGAGCAGCACGAGCAGCACGAGCAGCACGAGCAGCACGACCTCGATCGAGCCCGCCGACCCG includes these proteins:
- a CDS encoding FlxA-like family protein — encoded protein: MQLTSSSASTTASTGATGGSGSATEIERLQRQLKNLQKSLADLSTQGLPSTQLKEQQQLLSQQIQIVQAQIARLQSQKGLEQAEKRIENKQSSATGGNSATTKAQVTDKVTGSSGTADVRHQARQQSSHPASTSSTSSTSSTSSTSSTSSTSSTSSTTSIEPADPPQVSILA